One Burkholderia cepacia genomic window carries:
- a CDS encoding type II secretion system F family protein, translated as MTMSMLAARGLELLLLLLACVAAALGTPGGGTRQRIAARVRQAAGQHPPAAVTGWLQPGGVRQDLTRRLAQLGERLPVLDPMQRVKLGLQLTRAGFRERRAVSSMIGIKLSCGVLFACGAIAFSPLIPRFGEYFVIRALAMVAAFVVGVIVPEYVLGAMIRRRRRLIAACFPDALDLLVICTMAGNSLASGIRRVAHELSRICPPLADELTVCADELTLSGDVSATLAHFAARVDFTSARSLATTLTQSQRFGTPITQALRTLSRTERTEQIVALEERAAKLAPKITLPMMLFILPTVGLIAAGPAAIRLLEVFR; from the coding sequence ATGACGATGTCGATGCTGGCCGCCCGCGGCCTCGAATTGTTGCTGCTGTTGCTCGCCTGCGTCGCGGCGGCGCTCGGCACACCCGGCGGCGGCACCCGCCAGCGGATCGCCGCGCGCGTGCGGCAGGCTGCCGGGCAGCACCCGCCGGCAGCCGTGACGGGGTGGCTGCAGCCGGGCGGCGTTCGCCAGGACCTGACGCGCCGGCTCGCGCAACTGGGCGAACGGTTGCCGGTGCTCGACCCGATGCAGCGCGTGAAGCTCGGCCTGCAGCTGACGCGCGCGGGCTTTCGCGAGCGCCGCGCGGTGTCGTCGATGATCGGGATCAAGCTGAGCTGCGGCGTGCTGTTCGCGTGCGGTGCGATCGCGTTCAGCCCGCTGATTCCGCGCTTCGGCGAATACTTCGTGATCCGGGCGCTGGCGATGGTCGCTGCGTTCGTGGTCGGCGTGATCGTGCCGGAATACGTGCTCGGCGCGATGATCCGGCGCCGGCGGCGGCTCATCGCCGCGTGCTTTCCGGACGCGCTCGACCTGCTGGTGATCTGCACGATGGCCGGCAACAGCCTCGCGTCGGGCATCCGGCGCGTCGCGCACGAACTGTCGCGCATCTGTCCGCCGCTCGCCGACGAGCTGACGGTGTGCGCGGACGAGCTCACGCTGAGCGGCGACGTGTCCGCGACGCTCGCGCATTTCGCGGCGCGCGTCGATTTCACGTCGGCACGTTCGCTCGCGACGACGCTCACGCAGTCGCAGCGCTTCGGCACGCCGATCACGCAGGCGCTGCGCACGCTGTCGCGCACCGAGCGCACCGAGCAGATCGTCGCGCTCGAGGAACGGGCCGCGAAGCTGGCGCCGAAGATCACGTTGCCGATGATGCTGTTCATCCTGCCGACGGTGGGCCTGATCGCGGCGGGCCCGGCGGCGATTCGCCTGCTCGAGGTATTCAGATGA